The genomic region AGACGGGGGAGCCGATGCCCGCCGACATGCTGGAGCGGCTGTTGGCGGCGGGGACCTATGACCAGGGCTTTGCCACGGTGGAGTTTGTCAGCTCGGCGCTGGTTGATCTGGAGTTTCACAGCGGGGCCGCGCCGGGTGACCCGATGCAGCGGCAGGCGGAGGTTCTGGAAAGTCTGGGGATGCCGCGGGCGATCCGGATGCGGCATGCGACGCCGCATTTCGCGCATGTGTTCAGCGGCGACGGGTACTCTGCCGGGTACTACTCCTACATGTGGTCGGAGGTGATGGACGCCGATGCCTTCGCGGCCTTCGAGGAGGCGGGCGATCCGTTTGACCCGGAGGTGGCTGGGCGTTTGGAGAAGTTCATCCTGTCGGCGGGCGGGTCGGAGGAGGCGGAAGCACTCTATCTGCAGTTCCGGGGGCGGATGCCGGGGGTGGAGGCTTTGCTGAAGGGCCGGGGGCTGCTGGACGCGGCGTAGGGTGGCCCCGCCCCGGGCTTGACCCGGGGCCTCCTCCACCCACCAGAGGTCCCGGGTCAAGCCCGGACGGGCCTCACGGCTTGCGCAGCGATCCGGGGGGCTGGCCAAACTTTGCCTTGAACGCACGGGACAGGGTTGCCGGGCTGGAAAAGCCGGTACGCAGCGCGATCTCGGCGAGGGGGTGCGTTGTATCGGTCAGCAGGCGGCGGGCGGCGGCGAGGCGGAGGCTGAGGGCATAGGCGCCGGGGGTGAGGCCGAGGGCGGCGCGGAAAAGGGATTCCAGCCGACGGGGAGAGAGGTTCACCCGCGCGGCGATGGCGGCGATGGGGGCGGGGGTGTCCAGCGCAGCCTCCATCATCGCGACGGCGCGGGCGACGCGGGGGTCGAGGGCGGGGTCCTGGGCGGAGGGGGCGATCTGCGGCTCGGACCCTTTGCGGACGGTGGCGAGGAAGCTGGCGGCAACCTGCCGGGCCAGCGCTGCGCCGTGGCGGGCGCGGATCAGCTGCAGCATGAAATCCGACGCGGCGGCAGCGCCGCCGATGGTGGCGCGGTTGCGGTCGATGACGTAGCGATCCGGCAGGACGGTCGTGTCGGGGTGGGCGGCGGCGAGGTCTTCGAGGTCTTCCCAATGCACGGTGGCGCGGTAGCCGGTCAGAAGGCCCGCGCGGGCCATGACCCAAGGCGCGGCGTCAATCCCGGCGACAAGCTGGAAGCGCGGGGCGATGCGGCGGAGGTCGCGGATCAGGGGGCGCGTGGCAACCTCGGCCAGGCGGTAGCCGGCGATGACGATCAGGGCGTCGGCGCCGGTGGCGTGGGTGAGGTCGCCGGTCGAGGGAAGCTCGATCCCGCAGGTGAGGGGAACGGGCTGGCCGTCGGGGGTGACGACGCGCCAGCGGTAGGCCTCATGCCCCAGATGCCGGTTGGCGTTTCTGAGGGGGTCGAGGGCCGAGGCGACCTCAAGGATCGAAGCTTGGGGCAGGACGAAGAAGGCGATCGTCAGGGGGCCGGTGGCGGGGGAAAAGAGTGCGTTTTCCGTCATGGGGAATTCGTAAAGTGCAAAGCGCGGGCTGGCAAGCGGGCTATGCTGGGCGCAAATTGGAGGATGCCATGCCGCTGACCATGAACCGTGAGGTTTTCATCACCTGTGCCGTGACCGGGTCGGGGGGGACGCAGGATCGCAGCCCGCATGTGCCCCGGTCACCGAAGCAGATCGCAGAGAGTGCCATTGCCGCGGCGAAGGCGGGGGCTGCGGTGGTGCATTGTCATGTGAGGGACCCGGACACGGGCAAGCCCAGCCGCAAGCTGGAGTATTACCGGGAGGTGACGGAGCGGATCCGGGACAGCGATACGGATGTGGTGCTGAACCTGACGGCGGGGATGGGCGGCGACATCTATTTCGAGGGCACCGAGGATATGGGCCGGATCGGTCCCCGGTCCGACATGGCGGGGGCCGAGGAGCGGGTGGCGCATGTGGTGGACTGCCGGCCGGAGATCTGCACGCTGGACTGCGGGACGATGAACTTCAACGAGGCCGATTATGTGATGGTCAACACGCCCGGCATGCTCCGCGATATGGCCAAGCGGATGACGGCGGCAGGGGTTCGGATCGAGATCGAGGCGTTCGACACCGGGCATCTGTGGCTGGCCAAGGAGCTGGTGCGCGAAGGCGTGATCCCGGACCCGGTGCTGGTGCAGCTGTGCATGGGCGTGCCGTGGGGCGCGCCGGATGACCTGAACACCTTCATGGCGATGGTGAACAACGTGCCGGCGGGGTGGCACTGGTCGGCGTTCTCGCTGGGCCGGAACGAGATGGCCTATGCGGCGGCGGCGACGCTGGCGGGGGGCAATGTGCGGGTCGGGTTGGAGGACAACCTGTGGCTGGAGAAGGGCGTGCTGGCAACGAATGCGCAGCTGGTGGAACGGGCGGCGAGCATCGTTGAAAACATGGGCGCGCGGGTGATCACCCCGGCGGAAGTGCGGGCGCGGCTGAAGCTGGAGAAGCGGGCTCTCGTAGGGAGGTGACCTGACGGCGGCCCCCCCACCCTCTCCCTCCCCCACGAGGGGTGAGGGAAGTGCCGGGCGGGAAGCGGCGGGACCGGTGATTGAAGGGCACCTCCCTCCCCCCTTTGTGGGGGAGGGATGGGGTGGGGGGAACCCCGGGAAAGGGCAAGGCATGACACGGAAAGCAGCAATCATCGGCGGTGGGGTTATCGGCGGCGGCTGGGCCGCGCGGTTCCTGCTCAACGGCTGGGATGTAGGCGTCTTTGACCCCGATCCGGAGGCGGAGCGCAAGATTGCCGCAGTCATGGCGAACGCCCGGCTGGCGCTGCCTGCGCTGAGCGATGTGCCGATGCCGGTGGAGGGGACGCTGACCTTCCACGGCACCATCGGGGAGGCGGTGGAGGGGGCGGAATATGTGCAGGAATCGGTCAGCGAGCGGATCGAGTTGAAGCACAAGGTTTACGCGCAACTGCAGCAGGCCCATCCCGGCGTGCTGATCGGGTCTTCGACCAGCGGGTTCAAGGCGTCGGACCTGCAGAAGGGCTCGCCCGCGCCGGAAAACATCATCGTCGCGCATCCGTTCAACCCGGTTTACCTCTTGCCGCTTTCCGAGGTCTCGGGGTCCGACAAGAACCCGCCGGCGGTGGTCGAAAAGACCGTGCAGATCATGAAGGACATCGGGATGTTCCCGCTGGTGATCCGGCATGAGATCGACGCCTTCATCGGCAACCGCTTCCTTGAGGCGGTCTGGCGCGAGGCGCTGTGGATGCTGAAGGACGGCATCGCCACCACCGAGGAGATCGACGACGCGATCCGCATGGGCTTCGGCCTGCGCTGGGGACAGATGGGGCTGTTCGAGACCTACCGGATTGCGGGCGGCGAGGCCGGGATGCGGCACTTCATGGCGCAGTTCGGCCCGGCGCTGAAATGGCCATGGACCAAGCTGATGGACGTGCCCGAGTTCAACGAGGAACTGGTGGACCTTGTGGCCAACCAGTCCGACGCACAGTCCGGCATGTACACGATCCGCGAGTTGGAACGCATCCGGGACCAGAACCTTGTCGGCTTTCTGCGGGCCTTGAAGGAGCGGAACTGGGGCGCTGGAAAAGTGCTCCGCGAACATGACGAACGCCGCGCCGCAGCCTTCCATGCGGGGCTGGATACCACCCCGAAGGCCGCGCCGCTGGTCATGGCGCAGATGCAGGTCCTGCCCGGCTGGATCGACTACAACGGTCACATGACGGAAAGCCGTTACTACTTTGCCAACTCGGAAACGGTGGACGCCTTCCTGCGGCTGATCGGCGCCGGGATGGACTATGTCGCGGCGGGGCACAGCTACTATTCGGCCGAAACGCATATCCGCCATCTGGGCGAGGCCAAGCTGGGCGACCGGCTGACCGGAACGGTGCAGATCATCAGCGCCGACGAAAAGCGGTTCCGCAGCTTTGTGCGGATCATGAAGGGCGAGGTGTGCGTGGCCACGGTGGAACAGCTGTGCCTGCATGTCGACATGAAGGCGGGCAAGACGGTGCCGGCTTCGGCAGAGGTCTGGGCAAAGCTGCGCGCGGTGGCGGAAGCGCATGCCACGCTGCCCATGCCGGACGGCGCGGGCCGCGCGGTCGGGCAAGGGAGGGCGTGATGGATTTCGGGCTGACCGAAGAACAGGCGATGATCGTCGATACGACTCGCGCCTTTGTCGAGACCGAGCTTTACCCGCATGAGGCGATGGTCGAACGGACGGGTGTCCTGCCGCTGGAACTGATCCGCGAGTTGCAGAAAAAGGCCATGGCGGCCGGGCTTTACGCGGCCAACATGCCGGTGGAGCTGGGGGGCGCGGGGCTCGATACCCTGTCCTGGCTCTTGTATGAAAAGGAACTCGGCCGGGCGAATTACGCGCTGCACTGGACCTGCGTGGCGCGGCCGTCGAACATCCTTCTGGCGGGGAATGCCGACCAGCGGGAGCGGTATCTGATGCCCTGCATCCGGGGCGAGACCTGGGATTGCCTGGCGATGACCGAACCCGGCGCAGGGTCTGACCTGCGGGGGATGAAGGCCTCGGCCCGGTTGGACGGCGGGGACTGGGTGCTGAACGGGACGAAGCATTTCATCAGCCATGCTGACCTTGCGGGCTTTGCCATCGTCTTCATGGCATCGGGCGAGGAACAGACCCCGCGCGGGCCGAAGAAGCTGATCACGGCCTTCTTCGTCGACAAGGGCACGCCGGGTTTCACGGTGCGCGACGGGTACCGGAACGTCAGCCACCGGGGCTATACCAACGCGGTGCTGGAGTTCGACGATTGCCGGGTGCCGGCGGCGAACGTGCTGGGTGAGGTGCACAAAGGGTTCGAAGTCGCAAACTCATGGCTTGGCGCGACGCGGCTGCAGGTGGCAAGCACCTGCCTTGGCCGGGCCGAGCGGGCGCTGGGCCATGCGGTGTCCTATGCGGCGGAGCGCAAGCAGTTCGGGCAAGCGATCGGCAAGTTTCAGGGGGTCAGCTTCAAGCTGGCCGACATGGCGATGGAGCTGAAGGCCGCGGAACTCCTGACGCGCGAGGCGGCTTGGAAATACGACCAAGGCACAGTCACCGAAGCCGACATGGCGATGGCGAAGCTGAAGGCGACCGAAGTGCTGGCGATGGTCGCGGATGAGGCGATCCAGATCCATGGCGGGATGGGCCTGATGGACGAGCTTCCGCTGGAACGCATCTGGCGGGATTCGCGCGTGGAGCGGATCTGGGAGGGCACCTCGGAGATTCAGCGCCACATCATCAGCCGCGAACTTCTGCGGGCGGTGGGTGGCTGAGACGTCGAAGCGGGGGTTTCACACCCCCGCACCCCCGTGGGATATTTAGGGACAGAAAATGTACGCTTTCCTTGTTTCTGGTAACCACGCGTTAACGTTAATGCGCAAATCTTGTGCGGCGGTACAGGCGGGGACGCCGATGACCGCGACGGGAAATGGCACCTCGCTTCGGTCTCCGGGGCGGGGTGTTCTCATTTTCTGTCCACAAATATCCTCGGGGGTCCGGGGGCAGACAGCCCCCGGCGGGGTCAGCCGGGCCGGAGGCCGGGAATGAGTCGCCTCGACCGCCTCCTCCGACCACGCCACATTGCCGTTCTGGGCGCGGGCTGGGCGCTGAACGTCATCGAGCAGTGCCGGAAGATGGGGTTTCAGGGGCCGGTCTGGCCGGTGCATCCGACCAAGGATCAGATTGGCGGCCTAAAGGCCTATGCCAGCCTAGCTGATCTGCCTGAGCCTCCGGATGCGACGTTCATCGGCGTCAACCGCTTTGCCACGCTCGACGTGGTGGCCGAGCTTGCCGCGATGGGCGCGGGTGGGGCGATCTCGTTTGCTTCGGGCTGGGAGGAGGCGGGAGAGGCGGGGCTGCAGGACAGGCTTGTGGCCGCTGCGGGAGAAATGCCGATCCTGGGGCCGAACTGCTACGGCGTCATCAACTATCTGGACGGGGCGCTGCTCTGGCCGGATCAGCATGGCGGGGTCCGGGTTGACCGTGGCGTGGCGCTGGTCAGCCAGTCTTCCAACATCGTGATCAACATGGGCATGCAGGCGCGCGGGCTGCCGATTGCCTATGTCGCCTGTCTGGGCAACGCCGCCGTCGTTGGTCTGGCCGAATTGACCGGGGCGCTGCTGGATGATCCCCGCGTCACTGCGGTGGGGCTTTATATCGAGGGGATTGATGATGCCCCGGCCTTTGCCGCGCTGGCAGAGAAGGCGCGTGCCATGGGCAAGGGGGTCGTTGTCATCAAGTCCGGCAAGACGGAATCCTCGCGGACCGCTGCTGCAAGCCACACCGCGTCGCTGGCGGGGGGAGGGGCGGCCTCCAGCGCGTTTCTGCGGCAGATCGGGGTGGCGGAGGTGAACACGCCGTCCGAACTGATCGAGACGCTGAAGATCTTTCACGTCCATGGCCCCCAGATCGGGACGCGGATCTGTTCGCTGTCGTGTTCGGGGGGCGAGGCGGGGCTGGTCGCGGACCTTGCCGCGCCTTTTGGGATCGACTTTCCACCGGTGCC from Tabrizicola piscis harbors:
- a CDS encoding acyl-CoA dehydrogenase family protein, which translates into the protein MDFGLTEEQAMIVDTTRAFVETELYPHEAMVERTGVLPLELIRELQKKAMAAGLYAANMPVELGGAGLDTLSWLLYEKELGRANYALHWTCVARPSNILLAGNADQRERYLMPCIRGETWDCLAMTEPGAGSDLRGMKASARLDGGDWVLNGTKHFISHADLAGFAIVFMASGEEQTPRGPKKLITAFFVDKGTPGFTVRDGYRNVSHRGYTNAVLEFDDCRVPAANVLGEVHKGFEVANSWLGATRLQVASTCLGRAERALGHAVSYAAERKQFGQAIGKFQGVSFKLADMAMELKAAELLTREAAWKYDQGTVTEADMAMAKLKATEVLAMVADEAIQIHGGMGLMDELPLERIWRDSRVERIWEGTSEIQRHIISRELLRAVGG
- a CDS encoding 3-keto-5-aminohexanoate cleavage protein codes for the protein MPLTMNREVFITCAVTGSGGTQDRSPHVPRSPKQIAESAIAAAKAGAAVVHCHVRDPDTGKPSRKLEYYREVTERIRDSDTDVVLNLTAGMGGDIYFEGTEDMGRIGPRSDMAGAEERVAHVVDCRPEICTLDCGTMNFNEADYVMVNTPGMLRDMAKRMTAAGVRIEIEAFDTGHLWLAKELVREGVIPDPVLVQLCMGVPWGAPDDLNTFMAMVNNVPAGWHWSAFSLGRNEMAYAAAATLAGGNVRVGLEDNLWLEKGVLATNAQLVERAASIVENMGARVITPAEVRARLKLEKRALVGR
- a CDS encoding carnitine 3-dehydrogenase; its protein translation is MTRKAAIIGGGVIGGGWAARFLLNGWDVGVFDPDPEAERKIAAVMANARLALPALSDVPMPVEGTLTFHGTIGEAVEGAEYVQESVSERIELKHKVYAQLQQAHPGVLIGSSTSGFKASDLQKGSPAPENIIVAHPFNPVYLLPLSEVSGSDKNPPAVVEKTVQIMKDIGMFPLVIRHEIDAFIGNRFLEAVWREALWMLKDGIATTEEIDDAIRMGFGLRWGQMGLFETYRIAGGEAGMRHFMAQFGPALKWPWTKLMDVPEFNEELVDLVANQSDAQSGMYTIRELERIRDQNLVGFLRALKERNWGAGKVLREHDERRAAAFHAGLDTTPKAAPLVMAQMQVLPGWIDYNGHMTESRYYFANSETVDAFLRLIGAGMDYVAAGHSYYSAETHIRHLGEAKLGDRLTGTVQIISADEKRFRSFVRIMKGEVCVATVEQLCLHVDMKAGKTVPASAEVWAKLRAVAEAHATLPMPDGAGRAVGQGRA
- a CDS encoding GlxA family transcriptional regulator, with protein sequence MTENALFSPATGPLTIAFFVLPQASILEVASALDPLRNANRHLGHEAYRWRVVTPDGQPVPLTCGIELPSTGDLTHATGADALIVIAGYRLAEVATRPLIRDLRRIAPRFQLVAGIDAAPWVMARAGLLTGYRATVHWEDLEDLAAAHPDTTVLPDRYVIDRNRATIGGAAAASDFMLQLIRARHGAALARQVAASFLATVRKGSEPQIAPSAQDPALDPRVARAVAMMEAALDTPAPIAAIAARVNLSPRRLESLFRAALGLTPGAYALSLRLAAARRLLTDTTHPLAEIALRTGFSSPATLSRAFKAKFGQPPGSLRKP